One segment of Monomorium pharaonis isolate MP-MQ-018 chromosome 6, ASM1337386v2, whole genome shotgun sequence DNA contains the following:
- the LOC105828686 gene encoding uncharacterized protein LOC105828686 isoform X2: MSAGNKRETHFEANETEPESRCCELFEYATHDHKHLKPACIIARKLPALSIKGYVCRGCRRELHKGQEFRYQKENYQRKIGLAVSTIMARYKKRATCILNNFQLKRWHHGNKGHRIMLLVKLKHDMRKLGLSKRATRAGLMQLAIRPSVILKRLSIFQHREKPLQLLQNSNQNFVSSYKEKSQCKHRGNAVEKRRTTEDFREIKTDKPEIKEFSPIRTKLVDALQKSTIINTFSECNVNSSNVTIPELKTYSQEKANNFTVENQNAQLDLELVEHIDTSLYHKTIKKDVSRTKINLESKNQSTDNLHIEKNSKAIIKRQLSSESLLRNVLPAKIQKKNEINTSPDKVVADSIIESSDSITIDHMKQRIWKDVTKCMIKKKENYKSFKRKKEQKKNKYKKIKNIREKFRVYFGSLSSNTSESEEEREILLNYVKKKKQFDDPLHGNTSEEEDTREGHKKLTRDASTNLQKNIGNINSDNAYKSTASIEKYAMHDVTKDSKIQDETSINERVTLVNNLQENDNSDNSCNSTVSTKKYYAMHDATTDTEKEDRALTSTRSMLANNLQKNAENDNSDSLCDSITCIKKYYTMHNAATDEINGVSIYKRDTSINNTHENTKDIDSKKSACNFSANIEKCYTEYDITMEEDVEDGASRWKYNKSPQNSSKNIDVVIAAEIIPVKEQRLENSSSIDIENNSKSVRIEKSKDITPSTIEMDLDEKSMEDIHLDRSIEKKTTYMFVVQNHQKTQEACNNKSVDLTQDIRRYTTSKLELPITFAHELLCNVNEKDSCNVSQNAKNLLLANNDNNLEDGETSLLDQSPVTSKKNSSEKKDNSSSTSSNKSDCNDSHLDNYSTDDDNSSDLDVEIKIKLNKSKNTNKNKLKSRVSQKFSLKAPWSAVNSCIENLHTLKDNPNFFNKLFEMSHKTSERSKSMTSKSPEDKTSLDDKQDMSAEIIYNSVSTLKDNASCSQQPNFQDSPILNKDKNAMEVSQKETDNYMQSVKETIQITTENDPGSSKLACNMSDLAKQVEKASTDDNQKTNKEQNQNDTILEEATSMMEHNQQQVQKVSTDDKQKINEEQNQSNTILEETRSIVKHNQQKENKCISFIEQKKIQTVTENNPGSNKAAYNTPDLGEQPLQTFSNATYCQSAISSQLISSRSRSQSAPHPSVSVQLSQLAHPLVFPQLTPAQSTIHPSVSPQLAFSQSAPRPLVSPQLISQSAPHPSTFPQSALIQSAPRSSISLQSIRSAPIRSGSRPSISPQSTPRSSIFSQLAYQARHPSVPLQTYPQLASQSVSQQLPSYNTADNQIYSSRANAPITPVEINAPNINNEHNNTIIQNTIKNVCTYVGFCRDFIRCRLLRTHISVEFIQKLSIYVMQIKQDLEKLQVLLRMKDIQDVITYVNQYMLFDQMLTYTELCKYIYLIRSYRLYATQILQQNARSNASHNSNISESVPNTSMSNVNTQPFLRNVSFPDPRIPNHNRSTQFTAIPHQMPTISNINQQQLFDNAANYPRVSYSRQITSNICQQHVSHACVSRTHSRISNTNKEQPLENPIQNQYTLSTNISNIGTQQIPMSMSNISSSNTNMHSYGPINQENINMPPINNTKCTRQSRTVLNKFVNSTASASAANAQQQRQYFQLSQINSRVTVCPLSTNQNVPPEIRQTAHNITSPGTLTVNSDAPRTDTMRNVKYGSVNVNHQQAIPQVFQASSERMQFLSQNNLNPNEVYNIMPQPMVICNMPTYSVQNASSNQNMQQIPQPVNQANVNIFPAINTERSNVASKNTISNTETATCQQLQSQGTSTCAIDLSISNTSQNVRQNVPNKEIKILESQNKNHMRKKVPFINPQQKENSSAHNILQNISNTALKTSTSQNSNVPQNMISTMSLQTRNKAFILPNITQTNQVIYNFNLSNFTDIQKILLHDQIQSYFQISNKIERFLNKQEHIHHEKTTLFNLYQHLHNYIKNLIKESQTTEKYVKKNSQNKSQSKSVLEKNMIQTPVNKSTKTQSNRDNKNSPVHNSNLEKQSLKQNIDSDISKNSKLTAPKNNLKVQNKESLLTPDFAIIEKSLPKDIRLQEPNNNVLKEKLKEKLQKSLLVEKQPKTIETLSPSYLKISEKNVFIEAEYSKTEAQDNARINESPKANALTGKTKDQAEIAKNNANERSNNMKTENGPKTSNVAISDNNAENNAPLRFSCNTKDQNNEAYNSDNKISNKNLQNEMRDNVKESVGILSSTEIQSDPLTLSHGPEPSSLNSMLESASSRKKYKYTEITQATRENHAKTISKFFLTQQEDPINEWSDNSSDGTSESSLKLYIDESPEKSQKQEQCDEVSSSEEDNLNASQASVSRLFNAIKYKSTKITQIHIAHEEHVETMSELCLNAQQEDPTNKWNSSDGTSKNSRKYIDKNPEKPQKHECDKVSSSKEDNNLNTSQVSPPRLFNVITKYESTKKTEVHVTHEEHAETTSEFCLNVQQDFSNNRDNDSIYETSESPKKVYVDESIKNTEVILSFSKNISEANLADVSQEFSTEAQDAENAEEENNKQSLLNMEKIYLPEMLLKFEVPEEASSMEENTMQSMYLPENSDDIRELFEDIEEEKLIIDTHNNINASNEHGKKEEIIIDTHSDINMTNEYMDEIKMMTDTHNGINMTNEHFQHVSEQKYHRKFQRSACNSVQEDNPDLNKNKEIFAENNVLNTNIVECISIENYDNSEVVEIMPSILNVRSISPSLFEKLDNMNLFSQNDLKMLNKNDRKLMNINNDLEISDVIDKPCLRCKRKSTVCCQACLEAHYCSKRCSSLHWNAEHYKKCKGSITCIDLV, translated from the exons ATGTCGGCGGGCAACAAACGAGAAACGCATTTCGAGGCGAACGAAACAGAGCCGGAAAGTCGTTGCTGTGAGCTTTTCGAGTATGCGACGCACGATCACAAACATCTGAAGCCGGCATGCATCATTGCGAGAAAACTGCCGGCTTTGTCGATCAAAGGTTACGTTTGTCGAGGATGTCGTCGCGAATTGCATAAG GGGCAGGAATTTAGGTATCAAAAAGAGAATTACCAACGAAAAATTGGTTTGGCGGTCTCAACAATAATGGCGAGATACAAGAAGCGGGCTACTTGTATCCTTAACAACTTCCAACTTAAGAGGTGGCATCACGGAAACAAAGGTCATCGTATCATGCTGCTAGTCAAG CTGAAGCATGATATGCGAAAACTAGGACTATCAAAGCGGGCGACGCGTGCGGGATTGATGCAATTAGCAATCAGGCCGTCCGTGATTCTTAAGCGATTATCCATTTTCCAACACAG AGAGAAACCTTTGCAGTTATTGCAAAATagtaatcaaaattttgtttcatcCTACAAGGAAAAATCGCAATGCAAACACCGAGGTAATGCCGTAGAGAAACGAAGGACAACAGAGGATTTTCGAGAAATTAAGACCGATAAACCAGAGATAAAGGAATTTTCTCCAATAAGAACCAAACTAGTAGATGCGCTACAAAAatctacaattattaatacctTCTCTGAATGCAATGTTAACTCAAGTAACGTAACAATTCCagaattaaaaacatattcaCAAGAAAAAGCTAATAATTTCACAGTTGAGAATCAAAATGCTCAGTTAGATTTAGAGTTAGTAGAACATATCGATACATCGTTATACcacaaaactataaaaaaagatgttagtcgaacaaaaattaatttagaatctaaaaaTCAGTCAACAGATAATCtgcatattgaaaaaaattccaaagcaataattaaaagaCAGCTAAGTTCCGAAAGTTTACTTCGAAATGTATTGCCGGCAAAAATAcagaagaaaaatgaaattaacacGTCACCAGATAAAGTAGTAGCGGATAGTATTATCGAATCATCTGACTCTATCACAATAGATCATATGAAGCAAAGAATTTGGAAGGATGTTACAAAatgtatgataaaaaaaaaggaaaattacaaatcatttaaacgaaaaaaagagcaaaaaaagaataagtataaaaagattaaaaatatacgagaAAAATTTCGCGTATATTTTGGCTCCTTGAGTTCTAACACAAGTGAAAGTGAAGAGGAACGTGAAATTCTGTtaaattatgtgaaaaaaaagaaacaatttgaTGATCCATTGCATGGTAATACATCAGAAGAGGAAGATACTCGCGAAGGACATAAAAAGTTAACACGTGATGCATCAACtaacttacaaaaaaatatagggAATATAAATTCCGATAATGCATATAAATCCACAGCCAGCATTGAAAAATATGCTATGCACGATGTTACAAAAGATTCGAAGATACAAGATGAAACATCGATAAACGAACGTGTTACATTGGTTAATAATTTGCAAGAAAATGATAACTCCGATAATTCATGCAATTCCACAGTAAGcaccaaaaaatattatgctaTGCACGATGCTACAACCGATACGGAGAAAGAAGACAGAGCATTGACAAGCACACGTTCTATGTTAGCTAATAATTTGCAGAAAAATGCAGAAAATGATAACTCTGATAGTTTATGCGATTCCATAACATGCATCAAAAAATACTATACGATGCATAATGCTGCAACAGATGAAATAAATGGAGTATCGATATATAAGCGTGACACGTCTATTAATAATACGCACGAAAATACGAAGGACATAGACTCCAAAAAATCAGCATGCAATTTCTCTGCAAACATTGAGAAATGCTATACTGAGTATGATATTACAATGGAAGAGGATGTAGAAGATGGAGCATCAAGATGGAAATATAACAAGTCACCTCAAAATTCGTCAAAAAATATAGATGTTGTAATTGCGGCTGAAATAATTCCAGTAAAAGAGCAGCGCTTAGAGAATTCTTCATCAATTGACATAGAAAATAATAGCAAAAGTGTACGTATAGAAAAAAGCAAAGATATTACGCCATCAACGATTGAAATGGATTTAGATGAAAAGAGTATGGAGGATATACATTTAGACCGAAGCATAGAGAAGAAAACTACTTATATGTTTGTTGTACAAAACCACCAGAAAACTCAAGAAGCATGCAACAACAAAAGTGTTGATTTAACACAAGACATACGAAGATATACAACATCAAAATTAGAATTGCCAATCACATTTGCACATGAGTTACTGTGCAATGTTAACGAAAAAGACAGCTGTAACGTGTCACAAAAtgcgaaaaatttattgttagcaaataatgataataatttggAAGATGGAGAGACAAGTCTCCTTGATCAATCTCCAGTGacatcaaaaaaaaattcttcggAAAAAAAGGACAATTCTTCGTCTACTTCTTCGAACAAATCAGATTGCAATGATAGTCACTTAGACAATTACTCAACAGATGATGATAATAGTAGCGATCTTgatgtagaaataaaaataaaactaaataaaagtaaaaatacaaataaaaataaattaaaatctcgaGTATCGCAAAAGTTCTCATTAAAAGCACCTTGGTCTGCAGTAAATTCATGCATCGAAAATTTACATACGCTTAAAGACAATCCAAACttctttaataaactttttgagATGAGTCATAAGACATCTGAAAGATCTAAGAGTATGACAAGTAAAAGTCCGGAAGACAAAACATCATTAGATGATAAACAAGATATGTCTgctgaaattatatataattctgttTCTACTCTCAAAGATAATGCAAGTTGTTCTCAACAACCAAATTTTCAAGACTCTCcaattttaaacaaagataaaaatgcgATGGAAGTTAGCCAAAAAGAAACAGATAATTATATGCAATCTGTCAAAGAAACAATACAAATAACAACTGAGAACGATCCTGGATCAAGTAAACTCGCGTGCAATATGTCTGATTTGGCAAAACAAGTAGAAAAGGCTTCTACGGACGATAACCAGAAAACTAACAaagaacaaaatcaaaatgatACAATTTTAGAGGAAGCTACAAGTATGATGGAACATAATCAGCAACAAGTACAAAAGGTTTCCACAGATGACAAACAGAAAATCAATGAAGAACAAAACCaaagtaatacaattttagAAGAAACTAGAAGTATAGTGAAACATAATcagcaaaaagaaaataaatgcatatCGTTTATCGAGCAGAAAAAGATACAAACGGTGACAGAAAACAATCCTGGATCAAATAAAGCTGCATACAACACGCCTGATTTAGGGGAACAGCCATTACAGACTTTCTCGAATGCAACATACTGTCAATCAGCAATCTCTTCTCAATTAATATCTTCTAGATCAAGATCTCAATCGGCACCTCATCCATCAGTATCTGTTCAATTATCTCAATTAGCTCATCCATTAGTATTTCCTCAATTAACACCTGCTCAATCAACAATTCATCCGTCAGTATCTCCTCAATTAGCATTCTCTCAATCAGCACCTCGTCCGTTAGTATCTCCTCAATTAATATCTCAATCAGCACCTCATCCATCAACGTTTCCTCAATCAGCACTTATTCAATCAGCACCTCGGTCATCAATATCTCTTCAATCAATACGATCAGCACCTATTCGATCAGGATCTCGTCCATCAATATCTCCTCAATCAACACCTCGTTCatcaatattttctcaattagCATATCAAGCTCGTCATCCATCAGTACCTCTTCAAACATATCCTCAATTAGCATCTCAATCAGTATCCCAACAGCTGCCATCATATAATACTGctgataatcaaatatattcatCTCGAGCAAATGCACCAATTACACCAGTTGAGATTAATGCTCCAAATATTAACAACGAGcacaataatacaataatacaaaatacaataaaaaatgtttgtaccTACGTTGGATTTTGCCGTGATTTTATTCGATGCAGGCTTTTAAGAACACATATTTCTGTAGAATTCATACAAAAACTATCCATATACGTGATGCAAATAAAGCAAGATTTGGAAAAATTGCAAGTATTGTTGCGCATGAAAGATATTCAGGACGTTATAACTTACGTTAATCAATATATGCTATTCGATCAAATGTTAACGTACACAGAACtgtgcaaatatatttatcttatacgATCTTATAGACTTTACGCCACACAAATCTTACAGCAAAATGCAAGATCTAACGCATCACATAATTCGAACATTAGCGAGTCAGTTCCGAATACATCAATGTCGAATGTTAACACGCAaccatttttaagaaatgtttcATTTCCAGACCCAAGAATACCAAATCATAACAGATCTACACAATTTACAGCAATACCACATCAAATGCCAACGATCTCAAACATCAATCAGCAGCAATTGTTTGACAATGCGGCTAATTATCCACGAGTGTCATACTCAAGACAAATTACATCAAATATTTGCCAACAACATGTATCTCATGCATGTGTATCTAGAACACACTCACGTATATCGAATACCAATAAGGAACAACCTTTAGAAAATCCGATACAAAATCAATATACGCTATCaacaaatatatcaaatattggTACTCAACAGATTCCCATGAGTATGAGTAACATTTCATCATCAAATACTAACATGCATTCATATGGACCAATAAATCAAGAGAATATAAACATGCCTCCTATAAACAATACGAAATGTACAAGACAATCACGCACCGtgttaaacaaatttgttaaCAGTACTGCATCTGCATCTGCTGCTAATGCGCAACAACAAAGACAATACTTCCAATTGTCACAAATTAATTCAAGGGTAACAGTTTGTCCACTATCTACTAATCAAAATGTTCCTCCTGAGATCCGTCAGACTGCGCACAATATCACGTCACCTGGGACTCTTACGGTAAATTCTGATGCTCCAAGAACCGACACAATGAGAAACGTTAAATATGGAAGCGTAAATGTGAATCACCAGCAAGCAATCCCGCAAGTCTTTCAGGCATCTTCGGAaagaatgcaatttttatcacaaaacaatttaaatccAAATGAAGTTTACAATATCATGCCTCAACCTATGGTAATATGCAATATGCCAACATATTCTGTTCAGAATGCTTCGTCAAATCAAAACATGCAGCAGATACCACAGCCAGTAAATCAagcaaatgtaaatatatttcccGCAATCAACACGGAACGATCAAATGTTGCgtcaaaaaatacaattagcAATACTGAAACCGCAACATGCCAGCAATTACAATCACAAGGTACATCTACATGTGCAATTGATCTATCGATTAGCAATACATCGCAGAATGTGAGACAAAACGTgccaaataaagaaataaagattcttgaatcgcaaaataaaaatcacatgCGAAAGAAAGTACCCTTTATAAATCCGCAACAAAAAGAAAACTCGAGTGCACATAATatactgcaaaatatatctaaCACTGCTCTAAAAACTTCCACTTCACAGAACTCAAATGTACCTCAAAATATGATCTCTACAATGTCTTTACAAACACGTAATAAAGCGTTTATTTTACCAAACATTACACAAACAAACCaagttatttataactttaatctGTCAAATTTTACAGACattcaaaaaattctattacatGATCAAATACAATcgtattttcaaatatcaaataaaatagaacGTTTCCTTAACAAACAGGAACATATTCACCATGAGAAAACAACactatttaatttgtatcagcatttacataattacataaagaACTTGATAAAAGAATCACAGACCACCGAAAAATATGTTAagaaaaattcacaaaataaatcacaaaGCAAGTCGGTATtagaaaaaaacatgataCAAACACCGGTAAATAAATCAACGAAAACTCAGTCTAATCGAGATAATAAGAATAGTCCAGTACATAATAGTAATTTAGAAAAGCAATCTTTAAAGCAGAATATTGATTCAGATATTTCCAAGAATTCAAAACTTACGGCgccaaagaataatttaaaggTACAAAATAAAGAATCACTTCTTACGCCCGATTTCgcaataattgagaaatcACTTCCAAAAGACATACGATTACAAGAGCCCAATAATAATGTACTAAAGGAGAagttaaaggaaaaattacaaaaaagtttattggttgaaaAACAGCCTAAAACTATAGAAACATTGTCGCCAAGCTATTTGAAGATATCAGAAAAGAATGTATTCATAGAAGCCGAGTACTCAAAAACAGAAGCGCAAGACAACGCAAGAATTAACGAGTCTCCGAAAGCG aATGCATTAACTGGAAAAACGAAAGATCAAGCAGAAATTGCGAAGAATAATGCAAACGAGAGATCTAATAATATGAAAACAGAAAACGGACCCAAAACTTCTAATGTTGCAATATCAGATAATAATGCAGAAAACAATGCACCATTACGATTCTCATGTAATACAAAAGATCAAAATAATGAAGCATATAATagcgataataaaatatctaataaaaatttacaaaatgaaaTGCGTGATAATGTCAAAGAAAGTGTTGGAATATTAAGTTCCACAGAGATACAGTCTGATCCATTAACCTTATCGCATGGTCCAGAGCCGTCTTCATTAAACAGCATGTTAGAATCAGCatcttcaagaaaaaaatataaatatacagaaataaCTCAAGCTACACGCGAGAACCATGCCAAAACAATATCGAAGTTCTTTTTAACACAGCAAGAAGATCCTATAAACGAATGGAGTGATAATTCTAGCGATGGAACGTCTGAAAGCTCCTTGAAATTGTATATCGACGAAAGTCCAGAAAAATCACAAAAGCAGGAACAGTGCGATGAAGTCTCGTCTTCTGAAGAAGATAACTTAAATGCGTCACAAGCTTCAGTATCGCGATTATTTAATGCgatcaaatataaatcaacaaaaataacacaaatacaTATCGCACATGAGGAGCACGTTGAAACAATGTCAGAACTTTGCTTAAATGCACAGCAAGAAGATCCTACGAATAAATGGAATTCTTCCGATGGAACGTCTAAAAACTCCAGGAAATATATCGACAAAAATCCGGAGAAACCGCAAAAGCACGAATGCGACAAGGTCTCGTCTTCTaaagaagataataatttaaatacatcgCAAGTTTCACCACCGCGATTATTCAATGTGATTACAAAATACGAATCTACGAAAAAAACGGAAGTACATGTCACACACGAGGAGCATGCCGAAACAACATcagaattttgtttaaatgtacaacaagatttttcaaataatcgaGATAACGATTCTATCTATGAAACGTCTGAAAGTCCTAAGAAAGTATATGTTGatgaaagtataaaaaatacagaagtaatattatctttttcgaaaaatatttctgaagcAAATTTAGCTGATGTAAGTCAAGAATTTTCAACTGAAGCACAAGATGCTGAAAATGcagaagaagaaaataataagcaaTCGCTAttaaatatggaaaaaatttaccttccagaaatgttattaaaatttgaagttCCGGAAGAGGCATCGAGTATGGAAGAGAACACAATGCAATCAATGTATCTTCCCGAAAATAGTGATGATATAAGAGAGCTTTTTGAGGACATAGAAGAGGAAAAACTGATAATAGACActcacaataatattaatgcgaGCAATGAACACgggaaaaaagaagagataaTAATAGACACTCACAGTGACATTAACATGACTAATGAATATATGGATGAGATCAAAATGATGACAGATACTCACAATGGTATTAACATGACTAATGAACATTTCCAACATGTATCTGAGCAGAAATATCATAGAAAATTTCAAAGGTCTGCATGTAATTCCGTTCAAGAAGATAATCccgatttaaataaaaataaagaaattttcgcTGAAAATAATGTGCTTAATACTAATATTGTCGAGTGTATTTCCATAGAAAACTATGATAACTCCGAAGTCGTGGAAATCATGCCAAGTATCTTGAATGTTAGAAGCATATCACCATCATTATTCGAAAAGTTAgataatatgaatttattttctcaaaacgacttgaaaatgttaaataaaaacgatagaaaattgatgaatataaataacgaTCTAGAAATTTCAGATGTGATTGACAAGCCATGTTTACGTTGTAAACGTAAGAGTACGGTATGTTGCCAGGCTTGCTTGGAAGCTCATTATTGCTCGAAACGTTGCTCATCTTTGCATTGGAATGCagaacattacaaaaaatgcaAAGGTTCGATTACCTGTATCGATctagtttaa